From Aedes albopictus strain Foshan chromosome 1, AalbF5, whole genome shotgun sequence, one genomic window encodes:
- the LOC134284869 gene encoding LOW QUALITY PROTEIN: uncharacterized protein K02A2.6-like (The sequence of the model RefSeq protein was modified relative to this genomic sequence to represent the inferred CDS: substituted 1 base at 1 genomic stop codon), whose protein sequence is MIEHPSSSKQSVHSVSEKKPKPGNRPPRTESKSNPRTPCWQCGQMHYVRDCSFSDHLCKVCNRVGHKEGYCGCVKKSSSDSSTPPRVKKQYQKKKKPGSRSQAKGIFVNHIANTTRRRKYVTITINNVTIPLQLDSASDITVISKATWQHLGRPKLTPSSIEASNASGGQLALIGEFNCEVTLNGMVKRGQCFVTSSPDLNVLGIDWIEAFNLWSVPFDSLCSQVAAAPGPCFDEVTAQLQADHQAVFDSSLGHCKKTKVKLFLKPNAKPVFCSKRPVPFNTVPLVDAELTRLQTLGIITPIDFSEWAAPIVAVRKPNGKVRICADYSTGLNEALESNHYPLPTPEEIFAQLNGSVVFSVIDLSDAYLQVEVDEESKKLLTINTHRGLFQFNRLAPGVKSAPGAFQRLVDGMIADIPGVRTFLDDAIIFGPTWEAHKASLDMLLQRLEEYGFHVKLEKCRFFQTELGYLGHIVDCNGIRPDPEKLQAIASIPAPTNVSELRSFLGAVNFYGRFVRNMHEIRHPLDKLLKKDAKWQWNSDCQRSFERFKQILQSDMLLTHYDPKLPIIVAADASSTGIGAVIFHEFPNGHLKAIQHASRSLTPAEQGYGQPEKEALALTYGVTKFHKYLLGRRFTLLTDHKPLLSIFGSKKGIPLHTANRLQRWALMLLNYDFDIRHVSTNDFGCADMLSRLIDRSKQPEEDYVVAAISLEEDMVSIPGXKLTIGCLVKTQVPVSFKAIQEETKADEALQTVLKFIRDGWPNDARSITNPDVRPYFNRRESLTHVDGCILFHDRVVVPNKFRRQVLKQFHRGHPGMVRMKSIARSFVYWPGIDNDIEDYVRRCTPCCTAGKAPIKTTLESWPIPDKLWSRIHVDYAGPVDGVFFLVVVDPYTKWPEVYATKTTTTKTTTKLLSQSFATFGVPETIVSDNGTQFTSHEFKTFCEQHGIRHVRTAPFHPQSNGLAERFVDTLKRTLRKIRSGGNTLEEALQTFLQVYRSTPTTDLGEKSPAEVMFGRPIRTVSTLLLPPKHSAPELQPKARKQNERFNKKHGAVSRKFAPGDPVYAQVHQANSWQWQAATVIERIGSVTYNVFLEDRQRLIRSHTNQLKHRAVDSAPDPVPSQNSSPLSIFFDGFGLDVASQAVPNPAPAELDQRNLEIGTDESEYFSEDDDEEPPQPDPVPIPVPARERRQTRLPARFEPYWMT, encoded by the exons ATGATCGAACATCCATCAAGTTCGAAGCAATCGGTCCACAGCGTTTCGGAGAAGAAACCTAAACCTGGAAATCGTCCACCGAGAACGGAAAGCAAGTCAAACCCTCGTACTCCCTGCTGGCAGTGTGGTCAAATGCACTACGTGCGTGACTGCTCATTCTCGGACCACCTGTGCAAGGTATGTAATCGCGTCGGCCACAAAGAAGGCTACTGTGGCTGCGTGAAAAAGTCTTCAAGCGACTCTTCAACTCCACCCCGTGTGAAGAAGCAGtaccagaagaagaagaagcccggTTCCAGATCTCAAGCCAAAGGAATTTTCGTGAATCACATCGCAAACACCACCCGGCGGCGCAAGTACGTGACCATCACCATCAACAACGTCACTATTCCGCTACAGCTGGACTCCGCAAGCGATATCACCGTAATTTCCAAGGCAACGTGGCAACATCTGGGACGACCGAAGCTGACTCCGTCATCGATTGAAGCATCCAACGCATCCGGTGGACAACTCGCTCTTATCGGCGAATTCAATTGTGAAGTCACCCTCAACGGCATGGTCAAGCGTGGCCAGTGTTTCGTGACGTCATCACCGGACCTCAACGTTCTGGGCATCGATTGGATCGAGGCATTCAACCTGTGGTCAGTTCCTTTCGACTCGCTCTGCAGTCAAGTTGCAGCAGCGCCCGGACCATGTTTCGACGAAGTCACAGCTCAGCTTCAAGCCGACCATCAGGCGGTTTTCGATAGCTCGTTGGGCCACTGCAAGAAAACAAAGGTAAAGTTATTTCTAAAACCTAACGCCAAACCCGTTTTCTGTTCGAAGCGACCGGTCCCGTTCAACACGGTTCCACTGGTGGATGCAGAGCTAACCCGTCTGCAAACTTTGGGAATCATCACGCCGATCGATTTCTCGGAGTGGGCCGCACCGATCGTGGCAGTACGGAAGCCAAACGGTAAAGTTCGCATCTGTGCGGACTATTCCACGGGACTCAACGAAGCGCTGGAGAGCAACCACTATCCTCTACCCACCCCGGAGGAAATCTTTGCCCAACTCAACGGCAGTGTGGTGTTCAGCGTCATCGACCTCTCCGACGCGTATCTCCAGGTGGAAGTCGACGAAGaatcgaagaaacttctcaccaTCAATACGCACCGAGGTCTGTTCCAGTTCAACCGCCTAGCTCCTGGTGTGAAGTCAGCACCTGGAGCGTTTCAACGACTGGTCGACGGCATGATCGCTGACATCCCTGGTGTTCGAACGTTTCTCGATGATGCCATCATATTCGGACCAACTTGGGAAGCACACAAGGCGTCTCTGGACATGCTACTGCAGCGTCTGGAGGAATATGGATTCCACGTCAAGCTGGAGAAATGCCGGTTTTTCCAAACCGAACTAGGCTACTTGGGGCACATCGTGGACTGCAACGGCATTCGCCCGGATCCGGAGAAGCTCCAAGCCATCGCCTCCATTCCGGCACCAACCAACGTTTCCGAACTGCGATCATTCCTGGGAGCCGTTAACTTCTACGGCCGTTTTGTTCGCAACATGCATGAGATTCGTCATCCTCTCGACAAGCTACTCAAGAAGGATGCGAAGTGGCAGTGGAATTCCGATTGCCAACGGTCTTTCGAGCGATTCAAGCAGATTTTGCAGTCCGATATGTTGCTGACGCATTATGATCCGAAGTTACCAATCATCGTAGCAGCGGACGCTTCAAGCACGGGCATCGGCGCAGTTATCTTCCACGAATTCCCCAACGGACATCTGAAGGCAATCCAGCACGCATCAAGATCCCTCACTCCGGCGGAACAAGGTTACGGGCAGCCGGAAAAAGAAGCACTGGCACTCACCTACGGCGTAACGAAGTTCCACAAGTACCTCCTAGGACGCCGATTCACTCTTCTGACGGACCACAAGCCACTGTTATCCATCTTTGGTTCGAAGAAGGGTATTCCATTGCACACCGCAAATCGCCTTCAACGGTGGGCGTTAATGCTCCTCAACTACGATTTCGACATCCGCCACGTGTCCACCAACGACTTCGGGTGTGCCGACATGCTGTCAAGGTTGATCGACCGTTCCAAGCAACCCGAGGAGGACTACGTCGTAGCAGCGATTTCCCTGGAAGAAGATATGGTAAgcattcccggataaaaactaaccatagggtgtttggtgaaaacc CAGGTACCAGTCTCTTTCAAAGCCATTCAGGAAGAGACGAAGGCAGATGAAGCTCTACAAACGGTGTTGAAGTTCATCCGTGACGGTTGGCCAAACGATGCACGGTCAATCACAAACCCCGATGTTCGTCCGTACTTCAACAGACGGGAATCCCTCACCCACGTCGACGGGTGTATATTGTTCCACGACAGGGTTGTCGTTCCAAACAAATTCCGAAGGCaagttctgaagcaatttcatcgtggacatccCGGCATGGTACGCATGAAGTCGATTGCCCGCAGTTTCGTCTACTGGCCGGGGATCGACAACGACATCGAGGATTACGTTCGGCGGTGCACTCCATGCTGCACTGCGGGAAAGGCACCAATCAAAACAACGCTTGAATCATGGCCCATTCCAGACAAGCTGTGGTCCCGCATCCATGTGGATTACGCCGGACCTGTGGATGGTGTATTTTTCCTGGTGGTGGTGGACCCGTACACCAAATGGCCTGAAGTGTACGCAACGAAAACCACTACGACGAAGACAACAACGAAGCTACTCTCTCAATCGTTCGCAACGTTCGGAGTACCGGAAACCATAGTATCCGACAATGGTACTCAGTTCACCAGTCACGAATTCAAGACGTTCTGCGAACAGCATGGCATCCGCCACGTCCGCACTGCACCATTCCATCCTCAATCCAATGGGCTAGCAGAAAGGTTCGTGGACACGCTGAAGCGGACTCTTCGGAAAATTCGATCGGGAGGAAACACACTGGAGGAAGCGCTGCAGACATTTTTGCAAGTTTACCGGTCAACTCCAACGACCGACCTCGGTGAAAAGTCTCCTGCAGAGGTGATGTTCGGACGACCGATCCGTACAGTTTCGACGTTGTTACTACCGCCCAAGCATTCCGCACCAGAACTACAACCGAAGGCCAGGAAGCAGAACGAGCGTTTCAACAAGAAGCACGGAGCAGTTTCGAGGAAGTTTGCTCCCGGCGATCCCGTATATGCTCAAGTCCATCAAGCGAATTCCTGGCAGTGGCAAGCCGCCACGGTCATCGAGCGTATCGGCAGTGTAACGTACAACGTTTTCCTGGAGGATCGTCAGAGGCTCATCCGCTCGCACACAAACCAGCTCAAGCACCGTGCGGTTGACTCTGCTCCAGATCCTGTTCCGAGTCAAAATTCAAGCCCACTATCGATATTCTTCGACGGCTTTGGATTAGATGTGGCGTCTCAAGCAGTTCCGAATCCGGCACCCGCCGAACTGGATCAGCGCAACCTGGAAATAGGAACAGACGAGTCAGAATATTTTTCCGAAGATGACGATGAAGAACCACCTCAACCAGATCCAGTACCAATCCCGGTTCCGGCAAGGGAGCGGCGGCAGACCCGTTTACCAGCAAGATTCGAGCCCTACTGGATGACTTAA